The Streptomyces sp. NBC_01255 genome window below encodes:
- a CDS encoding antibiotic biosynthesis monooxygenase family protein: protein MTQKLVAGLEPPYYTALFTSVRPDAPEGYAETSSRMQEIVKDIPGFLGYEYARTPGGIGITVAYFRDLDSLDAWRLDTEHQAAKAHGREHWYESYSVHIGKVERSYSFERE, encoded by the coding sequence ATGACCCAGAAGCTGGTGGCGGGCCTGGAACCGCCGTACTACACCGCCCTGTTCACTTCCGTGCGTCCCGACGCGCCCGAGGGCTATGCCGAGACCTCCTCCCGCATGCAGGAGATCGTCAAGGACATCCCCGGGTTCCTCGGCTACGAGTACGCCCGCACCCCCGGCGGCATCGGCATCACCGTCGCCTACTTCCGCGACCTCGACTCCCTCGACGCCTGGCGTCTCGACACCGAGCACCAGGCCGCCAAGGCGCACGGGCGGGAGCACTGGTACGAGAGCTACAGCGTCCACATCGGCAAGGTCGAGCGGAGCTACAGCTTTGAGCGGGAGTAG
- a CDS encoding FG-GAP repeat domain-containing protein produces MRQGDFSRDGLEDVIAREASTGKLWLYPGRVTDSGAAALGARKLIGSGGWNVMGQLVGAGDLNGDTRSDLVAVEKASGKLWFYPGKAGAYGSRVLIGSGWNSMASLLAVADYTGDGYNDLAAITGAGTSTTTCPSGDGCLLVYPGTGTSKLAPASRKADDWWGLTGAF; encoded by the coding sequence GTGCGCCAGGGCGACTTCAGCCGGGACGGCCTGGAGGACGTGATCGCCCGCGAGGCTTCCACAGGGAAGCTGTGGCTGTACCCGGGCAGGGTGACGGACTCGGGAGCTGCTGCTCTCGGCGCGCGCAAGCTCATCGGCTCCGGTGGCTGGAACGTCATGGGGCAGCTGGTCGGCGCCGGCGACCTGAACGGCGACACCCGCTCCGACCTGGTCGCCGTCGAGAAGGCCTCGGGCAAGCTCTGGTTCTACCCGGGCAAGGCCGGCGCCTACGGCTCCCGCGTGCTGATCGGTAGCGGCTGGAACTCCATGGCCTCGCTCCTCGCGGTCGCCGACTACACCGGCGACGGCTACAACGATCTGGCCGCGATCACCGGGGCCGGCACCTCCACCACCACGTGCCCCTCGGGAGACGGCTGCCTGCTCGTGTACCCGGGCACCGGTACGAGCAAGCTCGCACCGGCCTCCCGGAAGGCCGACGACTGGTGGGGCCTGACCGGCGCCTTCTGA
- a CDS encoding bifunctional glycosyltransferase family 2/GtrA family protein → MRTPTIAGPASGTPGALPAREHLPVSVAGRPVLDVVIPVYNEEKDLEPCVRRLHEHLLRTFPYGFRITVADNASTDTTPAVAAALADEVPEVRSVRLEQKGRGRALRTVWSASDAPVLAYMDVDLSTDLNALLPLVAPLISGHSDLAIGSRLARSSRVVRGPKREFISRAYNLILRGSLAARFSDAQCGFKAIRRDVAERLLPMVEDTGWFFDTEMLVLAERAGLRIHEVPVDWVDDPDSTVHIVKTATDDLKGVWRVGRALATGSLPLDRLARPFGDDPRDRDLSGVPGGLARQLVGFCVVGALSTLFYVALYSAFRLGVGPQLANAAALLVSAVANTAANRRLTFGVRGRDRAVRHQAQGLVVFAIGLALTSGSLAALGAATGDPAHSTELAVLIVANLAATVLRFLLFRLWVFPERSTPQTSSRNDR, encoded by the coding sequence ATGCGAACCCCAACGATCGCGGGCCCCGCGTCCGGGACTCCCGGCGCCCTTCCCGCCCGGGAGCACCTGCCGGTGAGCGTCGCCGGAAGGCCCGTCCTGGACGTGGTGATTCCCGTCTACAACGAGGAGAAGGACCTGGAGCCGTGCGTCCGCCGGCTCCACGAACACCTCCTGCGGACCTTCCCGTACGGCTTCCGCATCACCGTCGCCGACAACGCCTCCACCGACACGACGCCCGCCGTCGCCGCGGCCCTCGCCGACGAGGTGCCCGAGGTGCGCTCCGTACGGCTTGAGCAGAAGGGGCGCGGCCGGGCGCTGCGGACGGTCTGGTCCGCCTCGGACGCGCCCGTCCTCGCCTACATGGACGTCGACCTGTCGACCGACCTGAACGCACTGCTCCCGCTGGTCGCGCCGCTCATCTCCGGCCACTCGGACCTGGCGATCGGCTCCCGTCTCGCCCGCTCCTCGCGGGTGGTGCGCGGGCCGAAGCGGGAGTTCATCTCGCGGGCCTACAACCTCATCCTGCGCGGCTCGCTCGCCGCCCGCTTCTCCGACGCCCAGTGCGGGTTCAAGGCGATACGGCGGGACGTCGCCGAGCGGCTCCTCCCGATGGTCGAGGACACCGGCTGGTTCTTCGACACCGAGATGCTGGTCCTCGCCGAGCGGGCCGGGCTCCGCATCCACGAGGTGCCGGTCGACTGGGTCGACGACCCCGACTCGACCGTGCACATCGTGAAGACGGCCACCGACGACCTCAAGGGCGTGTGGCGGGTCGGCCGGGCCCTGGCGACCGGCTCGCTGCCCCTCGACCGGCTGGCCCGGCCCTTCGGCGACGACCCCCGGGACCGCGACCTCAGCGGAGTGCCGGGCGGTCTCGCGCGGCAGCTCGTCGGCTTCTGCGTGGTCGGCGCGCTGTCCACGCTCTTCTACGTCGCGCTGTACTCGGCCTTCCGCCTCGGCGTCGGCCCACAGCTCGCCAACGCAGCCGCGCTGCTCGTCTCCGCCGTCGCCAACACGGCGGCCAACCGGCGCCTCACCTTCGGGGTACGGGGCAGGGACCGGGCCGTCCGCCACCAGGCGCAGGGGCTCGTGGTCTTCGCCATCGGCCTGGCCCTGACGAGCGGTTCACTCGCCGCCCTGGGCGCGGCGACCGGCGATCCGGCGCACTCCACGGAGCTCGCCGTCCTGATCGTCGCCAACCTCGCCGCGACCGTCCTGCGCTTCCTCCTCTTCCGGCTCTGGGTCTTCCCCGAGCGGTCCACCCCGCAGACCTCCTCAAGGAACGACCGATGA
- a CDS encoding PH domain-containing protein — MALFGNAHAIDPAQAQQDFARLLGQGEQVHAAYLLIRDTIFFTDRRLVLVDKQGITGKKVEYHSIPYRSITHFAVETAGTFDLDAELKIWISGNAVPVQKTFTKGVDIYEVQAILTQFVAK; from the coding sequence ATGGCGCTCTTCGGGAACGCGCACGCGATCGATCCGGCGCAGGCGCAGCAGGACTTCGCGCGGCTGCTCGGGCAGGGGGAGCAGGTGCACGCCGCGTACCTGCTGATCCGCGACACGATCTTCTTCACCGACCGGCGCCTGGTGCTCGTCGACAAGCAGGGCATCACCGGCAAGAAGGTCGAGTACCACTCGATCCCGTACCGGAGCATCACGCACTTCGCCGTCGAGACCGCCGGCACCTTCGACCTCGACGCCGAGCTGAAGATCTGGATCTCGGGCAACGCCGTGCCCGTCCAGAAGACCTTCACCAAGGGCGTCGACATCTACGAGGTGCAGGCGATCCTGACGCAGTTCGTCGCGAAGTAG
- a CDS encoding sensor histidine kinase, with protein sequence MPVRRRRPWSLRTRLVVSAVALIAVVAAVIGTVTTIAFRSYLYDQADEQLNSVSMRASGPPVARGSLPGMPDPGPPKDPLAFVQSGARIGTLGAFLVDGEMTTAGYSAEAASEDAGEFGRNVQTTALDAAQRAALAAVPRDSEPHTVELPGGLGSYRVEYASGERGSFLTGIPLAEVEDALSTLVLVELSVTGAGLVAASIAGTVLVRVALRPLRRVAATAGQVAQLPLHSGEVALHQRVPETEADSRTEVGQVGAAINRMLDHVHSALDARQQSETRVRQFVADASHELRTPLASIRGYAELTRRGREECGPDTRHALGRIESEATRMTGLVEDLLLLARLDAGRPLSYESTDLVPLVVDAVSDARAAGPEHHWRLELPADGEAVTVRADGARLQQVLVNLLANARTHTPPGTKVTARVRSDGPSALVDIEDDGPGIPPGLLPSVFERFARGDASRSRHAGSTGLGLAIVRAVALAHGGDVTVASAPGRTVFTVRLPAEKASPRDSQPDSQRGHRLITQP encoded by the coding sequence GTGCCCGTACGACGTCGGCGGCCGTGGTCGCTGCGCACCCGGCTGGTCGTCTCGGCGGTCGCGCTGATCGCGGTCGTCGCGGCCGTGATCGGGACGGTGACGACCATCGCCTTCCGCTCGTACCTGTACGACCAGGCCGACGAGCAGCTGAACAGCGTCTCGATGCGGGCTTCGGGCCCGCCGGTCGCCAGGGGATCCCTCCCCGGCATGCCCGACCCGGGCCCGCCGAAGGACCCGCTCGCGTTCGTCCAGTCCGGCGCCCGGATCGGCACCCTCGGTGCCTTCCTGGTGGACGGCGAGATGACCACGGCCGGGTACTCGGCGGAGGCCGCGTCCGAGGATGCCGGGGAGTTCGGACGGAACGTCCAGACCACAGCGCTCGACGCGGCCCAGCGGGCCGCGCTCGCCGCCGTCCCCCGCGACAGCGAGCCGCACACCGTCGAACTGCCCGGCGGCCTCGGGTCCTACCGGGTCGAGTACGCCTCCGGGGAGCGTGGCTCGTTCCTCACCGGCATCCCGCTCGCCGAGGTCGAGGACGCCCTCTCCACCCTCGTCCTCGTCGAGCTGAGCGTCACCGGCGCCGGGCTCGTCGCGGCCTCGATCGCCGGGACCGTGCTGGTCCGGGTGGCGCTGCGCCCGCTGCGGCGGGTCGCCGCCACCGCCGGCCAGGTCGCCCAGCTCCCGCTGCACAGTGGCGAGGTGGCGCTCCATCAGCGGGTCCCGGAGACGGAGGCCGACTCCCGCACCGAAGTCGGCCAGGTCGGCGCGGCCATCAACCGGATGCTCGACCACGTCCACTCGGCCCTCGACGCCCGCCAGCAGAGCGAGACCCGCGTCCGGCAGTTCGTCGCGGACGCCAGCCACGAGCTGCGGACCCCACTCGCCTCGATCCGGGGGTACGCGGAGCTCACCCGGCGCGGCCGGGAGGAGTGCGGGCCCGACACCCGGCACGCGCTGGGCCGGATCGAGTCCGAGGCGACCCGGATGACGGGTCTGGTGGAGGACCTCCTGCTACTCGCGCGGCTCGACGCCGGACGCCCGCTCTCGTACGAGAGCACCGACCTCGTCCCCCTCGTCGTGGACGCCGTGAGCGACGCCCGGGCTGCCGGGCCCGAGCACCACTGGCGCCTCGAACTGCCCGCGGACGGCGAGGCCGTGACCGTACGGGCCGACGGCGCCCGCCTCCAGCAGGTTCTCGTCAACCTTCTCGCCAACGCCCGGACCCACACCCCGCCCGGCACGAAGGTCACCGCCCGCGTCCGGTCGGACGGGCCGAGCGCGCTCGTCGACATCGAAGACGACGGGCCCGGCATCCCGCCCGGGCTCCTGCCGTCCGTCTTCGAGCGGTTCGCGCGCGGCGACGCCTCCCGCTCCCGGCACGCCGGCTCCACCGGCCTCGGCCTCGCCATCGTGCGCGCGGTCGCCCTCGCCCACGGCGGCGACGTGACCGTCGCGAGCGCCCCCGGCCGGACCGTCTTCACCGTCCGGCTGCCCGCCGAGAAGGCCTCCCCGCGGGACTCACAGCCGGACTCACAGCGAGGGCACAGGCTCATCACACAGCCGTGA
- a CDS encoding response regulator transcription factor, producing the protein MTVTTRRPGTRADMLRADGTAVRVLVVDDEASLAELLSMALRYEGWQVRSAGDGAAALRSVREFRPDAVLLDVMLPDADGLSLLGSIRRELPDVPVLFLTAKDAVEDRIAGLTAGGDDYVTKPFSLEEVVARLRGLIRRSGAAQARSESLLAVGDLTLDEDSHEVTRGGDSIHLTATEFELLRYLMRNPRRVLSKAQILDRVWSYDFGGQANVVELYISYLRRKIDAGRQPMIHTRRGAGYLIKPGE; encoded by the coding sequence ATGACCGTCACCACACGCCGCCCCGGCACCCGCGCCGACATGCTCCGTGCCGACGGCACCGCCGTCCGCGTCCTCGTCGTCGACGACGAGGCCTCGCTCGCCGAGCTCCTCTCCATGGCCCTCCGCTACGAGGGCTGGCAGGTACGGAGTGCCGGTGACGGCGCCGCCGCCCTGCGCTCCGTACGCGAGTTCCGGCCCGACGCCGTGCTTCTCGACGTGATGCTCCCCGACGCCGACGGGCTCAGCCTGCTGGGCTCGATCCGGCGTGAGCTCCCGGACGTTCCGGTCCTCTTCCTGACGGCGAAGGACGCCGTCGAGGACCGGATCGCCGGGCTCACCGCCGGCGGGGACGACTACGTCACCAAGCCCTTCAGCCTGGAGGAGGTCGTCGCCCGGCTGCGCGGCCTCATCCGCCGGTCCGGCGCCGCGCAGGCGCGCAGCGAGTCGCTGCTCGCCGTCGGGGACCTCACCCTCGACGAGGACAGCCACGAGGTCACCCGGGGCGGGGACTCGATCCACCTCACCGCCACCGAGTTCGAGCTGCTGCGCTACCTCATGCGCAATCCGCGCCGGGTGCTCAGCAAGGCGCAGATCCTCGACCGCGTCTGGTCGTACGACTTCGGCGGCCAGGCCAACGTCGTCGAGCTCTACATCTCCTACCTGCGCCGGAAGATCGACGCGGGGCGCCAGCCGATGATCCACACCCGTCGCGGGGCCGGGTACCTCATCAAGCCGGGGGAGTAG
- a CDS encoding BRO-N domain-containing protein, whose translation MDAIDIDDMVYVATGARLRRLTAPDGTHWFPVVDVARRLGYAGTREALRTVVLPKGCLAGAGELAGSAAILALSGVRASARMVNVPGLVQLVGACRRPEAGPFRAWVAEVVTAVQRDGGYGLEPSPVRAGFLLPPELVDALVRLEGEFDEQAAVHAAYEEYTDRAELLRETRENLARAADSLARLSVPRQRTGAAVVALTPHQLVESWAITGDTRTVACCLAPALVRGGVRYRPQDVTLRTGLSGERVRDCVRILLERGCMREVGAPDPDGARIYVLP comes from the coding sequence ATGGATGCGATCGACATCGATGACATGGTGTACGTCGCCACCGGGGCGCGTCTGAGGCGGCTGACCGCGCCGGACGGGACGCACTGGTTCCCGGTCGTGGACGTGGCGAGGCGGCTGGGGTACGCGGGGACGCGGGAGGCGCTGCGGACGGTGGTGCTGCCCAAGGGGTGCCTGGCGGGGGCGGGGGAGCTCGCCGGGAGCGCCGCGATACTCGCCCTCAGCGGCGTCAGGGCCTCGGCGCGGATGGTGAACGTTCCGGGGCTCGTCCAGCTCGTGGGCGCCTGCCGGAGGCCGGAGGCCGGGCCGTTCCGGGCGTGGGTCGCGGAGGTCGTGACGGCGGTCCAGCGGGACGGCGGATACGGGCTCGAACCCTCGCCGGTCCGGGCCGGGTTCCTCCTGCCGCCGGAGCTCGTCGACGCGCTCGTACGACTGGAGGGCGAGTTCGACGAGCAGGCCGCCGTGCACGCCGCCTACGAGGAGTACACCGACCGCGCGGAGCTGCTCCGCGAGACACGCGAGAACCTCGCAAGGGCCGCCGACTCCCTTGCGCGTCTCTCGGTGCCCCGGCAGCGCACCGGCGCCGCCGTCGTCGCGCTCACCCCGCACCAGCTCGTCGAGTCCTGGGCCATCACCGGCGACACCCGGACCGTCGCCTGCTGTCTGGCGCCCGCACTCGTGCGGGGCGGGGTCCGCTACCGGCCCCAGGACGTCACCCTCAGGACCGGTCTCTCCGGCGAGCGCGTCCGCGACTGCGTCCGGATCCTTCTGGAGCGCGGCTGCATGCGTGAGGTGGGTGCTCCGGATCCCGACGGTGCGCGGATTTATGTGCTGCCCTGA
- a CDS encoding DUF2797 domain-containing protein yields the protein MEWWCRGLGWRDGVPGLRWQGGRVSALTYGQGLAFRAVGVRRCPGARGNPCPLEAVVSGRATGGRCAECARLDRAHSVAADTLLDDPQPYRVYLAWFGPGMTKVGITAEARGEARLLEQGAVAFSWLGRGPLMAARRTEEVLRQALGVPDRIAYERKRAVRHVLPPAEERAREVQELHRRAREIGGWTETLEPLDFVARDHAEAFHLDGLPPLGGTVTELVDGGVVTGRLLAAAGPDLHLLDPGGRCVVLDTRLMGGWALRGVGEAGAFSVPVAAVTGAEPESSQGELF from the coding sequence GTGGAGTGGTGGTGTCGGGGGCTCGGGTGGCGTGATGGGGTGCCCGGGTTGCGATGGCAGGGTGGGCGGGTCAGTGCCCTCACGTACGGGCAGGGGCTTGCCTTTCGGGCCGTCGGGGTGCGGCGGTGTCCTGGCGCTCGGGGCAATCCCTGTCCCCTGGAGGCCGTCGTGTCCGGGCGGGCCACCGGCGGGCGGTGCGCCGAGTGCGCGCGGCTCGACCGGGCGCACTCGGTCGCGGCGGACACCCTGTTGGACGATCCGCAGCCGTACCGCGTCTATCTCGCCTGGTTCGGGCCCGGCATGACCAAGGTCGGGATCACCGCCGAGGCCCGTGGCGAGGCCCGGCTCCTGGAGCAGGGCGCGGTCGCCTTCAGCTGGCTCGGGCGAGGGCCTCTCATGGCCGCGCGCCGGACCGAGGAAGTGCTGCGGCAGGCACTCGGAGTCCCCGACCGGATCGCGTACGAGCGGAAGCGGGCCGTACGGCATGTCCTGCCGCCCGCCGAGGAACGTGCCCGGGAGGTTCAGGAGCTGCACCGGCGCGCGCGGGAGATCGGCGGGTGGACGGAGACCCTGGAGCCGCTGGACTTCGTCGCTCGTGACCACGCCGAGGCCTTTCATCTGGACGGGCTGCCGCCGCTCGGCGGGACCGTCACCGAGCTCGTCGACGGCGGTGTCGTCACCGGGCGCCTGCTCGCCGCCGCCGGGCCCGATCTGCACCTGCTCGATCCCGGTGGGCGGTGCGTCGTCCTCGACACCCGGCTCATGGGGGGTTGGGCGCTCCGGGGGGTCGGGGAGGCGGGTGCTTTCTCGGTGCCGGTGGCCGCTGTGACCGGTGCGGAGCCCGAGAGTTCCCAGGGCGAGCTCTTCTGA
- a CDS encoding SSI family serine proteinase inhibitor, translating into MLRRLLLATLATAAGTAGLGPLPPLPLLSPPDTLTVTVAESGRPGADGTFELTCDDQAGGTHPDAEDACARLEKHAKAGRNPFKAVPQDAFCTQVYGGDAVAHVTGTWLGREIDARFSRVNGCEIDRWTDLQPVLPALGQ; encoded by the coding sequence ATGTTGCGCCGCCTCCTCCTCGCGACCCTCGCCACCGCCGCCGGGACCGCCGGACTCGGCCCCCTGCCGCCGCTGCCCCTGCTCTCCCCGCCCGACACGCTGACCGTGACGGTCGCCGAGAGCGGCCGTCCCGGCGCCGACGGCACGTTCGAGCTGACCTGCGACGACCAGGCCGGCGGGACGCACCCGGACGCCGAGGACGCCTGCGCGCGGCTGGAGAAGCACGCGAAGGCGGGAAGGAACCCGTTCAAGGCCGTTCCGCAGGACGCGTTCTGCACCCAGGTGTACGGCGGGGACGCCGTCGCGCACGTCACCGGCACCTGGCTGGGCCGCGAGATCGACGCCCGTTTCTCCCGCGTCAACGGCTGCGAGATCGACCGCTGGACCGACCTCCAGCCGGTCCTTCCCGCCCTCGGACAATGA
- a CDS encoding amidohydrolase family protein, translating into MSGSSESDDIRALVARLGIPGLVDVHTHFMPQNVLDKVWAYFDSAGPLTGLEWPITYREEEDRRLAILRDFGAVAFTAMLYPHKPGMAAWLNAWAADFAARTPDCLHTATFFPEPGVDTYVREALGAGARVFKVHLQVGGFDPTDPLLDSAWGALADSGTPVVVHCGSGPTPGKFTGPEPMGRLLARHPRLRVIVAHMGMPEYGDFLTLAERYEGVRLDTTMAFTDFSERLAPFPTAELGRLAALGDRVLLGSDFPNIPYPYAHQLHALERLGLGDDWMRRVLYENGAALFHVKHP; encoded by the coding sequence TTGAGCGGGAGTAGCGAGAGCGACGACATCCGGGCGCTTGTCGCGCGGCTCGGGATTCCCGGGCTCGTCGATGTGCACACGCACTTCATGCCGCAGAACGTCCTCGACAAGGTGTGGGCCTACTTCGACTCCGCCGGCCCCCTGACGGGCCTGGAGTGGCCCATCACCTACCGAGAGGAGGAGGACCGCAGGCTCGCGATCCTGCGCGATTTCGGGGCCGTCGCCTTCACCGCGATGCTCTACCCGCACAAGCCCGGCATGGCCGCCTGGCTGAACGCCTGGGCCGCCGACTTCGCCGCCCGCACCCCCGACTGTCTGCACACCGCGACCTTCTTTCCCGAGCCGGGCGTCGACACGTACGTCCGTGAGGCGCTCGGCGCCGGCGCCCGCGTCTTCAAGGTGCATCTTCAGGTCGGCGGGTTCGACCCGACGGACCCGCTGCTCGACAGCGCGTGGGGAGCCCTCGCCGACAGCGGTACGCCCGTCGTCGTGCACTGCGGCTCCGGGCCCACCCCGGGCAAGTTCACCGGCCCCGAACCGATGGGGCGGCTGCTCGCCCGCCACCCCCGGCTGCGGGTGATCGTCGCGCACATGGGCATGCCCGAGTACGGCGACTTCCTCACCCTGGCCGAGCGGTACGAGGGCGTGCGCCTCGACACCACCATGGCCTTCACCGACTTCAGCGAGCGGCTCGCGCCCTTCCCGACGGCGGAGCTCGGGCGGCTCGCCGCCCTCGGTGACCGGGTCCTCCTCGGCTCCGACTTCCCGAACATCCCCTACCCGTACGCCCACCAACTCCACGCCCTTGAACGCCTCGGGCTCGGGGACGACTGGATGCGGCGCGTCCTGTACGAGAACGGCGCCGCGTTGTTTCACGTGAAACACCCCTGA
- a CDS encoding peptidase inhibitor family I36 protein: MATTLGLTAAGLLGAGISPAQAATSDCPSGYFCAWKTGNATGTMYVSPSSVNSTTIGTPTVSSATTRDSSGSSPGTVMASSSEPEAGTPSTPSCARATSAGTAWRT; the protein is encoded by the coding sequence GTGGCCACGACGCTGGGGCTCACCGCTGCGGGTCTGCTGGGGGCGGGCATATCGCCCGCGCAGGCCGCGACCAGCGACTGTCCCTCGGGCTACTTCTGTGCCTGGAAGACCGGCAACGCCACGGGCACGATGTACGTCAGCCCGAGTTCAGTAAACTCAACAACGATTGGCACTCCGACCGTCTCGTCCGCAACAACGCGGGACAGCTCTGGTTCCTCCCCGGGAACGGTTATGGCGAGCTCATCGGAACCGGAGGCTGGAACGCCTTCAACGCCTTCGTGCGCCAGGGCGACTTCAGCCGGGACGGCCTGGAGGACGTGA